Sequence from the Kiritimatiellia bacterium genome:
TTCGCCCACCGAAAGTGGAACCCAGTGCCCGTTCAGTTTCGCCCAGTATCCGAGCTGAGGGCGCAGGCTGGGACGCGCCAGGGCCCGATTTCTCAGGGGCATCCGCGTCCGAAGGTGCGTCAGTTTGAGCCCCATTACTTCTGGCCCCGACGAATCACGAAGAGTTTTCAGCCAGCCCGGACTCAGCGATGCGGTGCCGTTGAGCGCGCTGGAGGTCGACGGCTGCTCCTTGCGGAGCTTCGGCTGGCCTCTGACACCAAGATTAGGTAACTTCCCCGCTGGCGGAGGTGCCCAGATGATGACAGGGCGTGAAAGATATTTTGCGGTCCTGGAAGGCCAGCAACCGGACTTTGTGCCCCGGATTCCCATCCTCATGCAGTTCGCGGCGGAGTTCATTGGATCGAATTACGCAGAGTTCGCGTCCAACCACGAGGTACTCGTTCGCTCGAATCTCGCCTGCGCAGAGGCCTTTGATTTCGATCAGGTCAGTTGCATTTCCGACCCATATCGGGAAACACAGGGGTTCGGCGGCGTTGTGGAATATGTCACGGATGGCGTTCCCCGTTGCACCCATCCCTTGGCCGAGGATCGTTCGCTCGACCGTCTCGCGCGACCGGACCCCCACCTGTCGGAACGAATGCGCGACAGAGTGGATGCCTGCCGCTTGTACCGCCAGCTTGCCTCGGATCGCTACTCCATACTCGGGTGGGTGGAAGGCCCCGCCGCCGAGGCCGCCGATCTGCGTGATACGATCAACTTTCTTTACGACCTGATGGATGACCCGGTGTATGCGGCCGAGCTAATGGACCGGTGCCTTGAGGTGGCTATTGCATTTGCGAAAGCACAGCTTCAGGCTGGCGCCGATACCATTGGGATTGGCGACGCCATCGTAAGCCAGTTATCGCCCGACCTCTACGAGTCGCTTGTCCAGCCGCGAGAAAAAAAGCTGGTGCGAGCAATCCAGGCAGCAGGCGGTCGTGTTCGCCTGCACATTTGTGGCGATATCTCCCATCTGCTACCTGGAATCGCTGACCTGGGCGTCGACATCTTGGATGTGGATCACATGGTGAGCCTCTCCGCCGTGCGGGCAGCAGTGGGGCCGCGCGTGGTGATCGCCGGCAATCTGGACCCCGCTGAGGCCATTCTTCGTGGCAACCCCGCGGCGATTCGCATTGGCATTCAGAGCTGCCGAGACGAGGCCGGGCTTCCCTTCATGGTCTGCGCCGGCTGCGAAATCCCTCCTCGAACACCGATCGAAAATCTAAAAGCACTTTGCGAACCCCTTGCGTGGCGCTGAAGGTCTGAATGGCCGCCGGCTTGAAACCGGCTCGTCCGCGTGCTGTGGGCACAAACCCCTGTGTGCGGTTTATCTCACCGCCCGATGGACGAACAAACAGGCCACCGCGAGCACAAGCGAGATGACCGCCAGGCTCTTGTTAAACGAGTAAAAGATATCATCGGGCGCCACGGAGAGAATGATATCGCCCGGCAGCAGCTCTTCGCGCCGTATCGAGTCCACTCGCAACACCGTCCCCGCCGTCGGAGATCGCAAATCCACACGCTCTGAGGCACCACCACCCTTCGCGATCTGGAAGACAGCGACTGGCTGGTTCGATAGCACCGTTTGCCCCGCAATTACTCGGACCTCCACCACCGCGCCGGTTGCTGGTGCCCTCACGTGGAGTTCTCGTGGGTGACGTTCCAGCACGCGGGCCGATGGAAACCAGCCATCCTTAATGGCCCAGAGGCCCAGACCCAACAGCACAATCGCCGCGATCAGAAAATCGTTGCTGCCTTCAAGGTCGTACCGTCGCCGCGCCATGGCCACAGGTTAGCACAACCGATGCCATCTCCACAGCTTCTGTCGTTCCCTCGCTCATTCCGATCCCTCGGACGGCCGCCCCAGCCGCCGCCGCAGCTCCAGGATCGCGCGCATCAACCATTCCGTCCCACGCTGGCCGCCAGGACCAGTCAGCGATGGCGCATCGAGTTTCCGGCTGACCCGCAGCGCTTCTTCGCAGTGCGACAGGGCCGCCCTGAGATCACCGGTGGCCTCCGCCAAACGCGCGAGCCGCAGGTGTGCATTCACATCATGAATCGTGTCCCGTGGCGCGGACTCGACGATTCGGCTCCACAGACGGGCGGCAGCGGAAGAGTCGCCCAACCGGTCCATCACATCGGCAGTAGCGAGGGCCTCGTCTTCTTTCAATTCCCCCCGATCGACAAGGGCCGCCTCCAGCGCCGCTTCAGCATCTCCAGCCAATGGATCGCCAGCAACGCGCGCAACCCACGCCCGCAGGTAGATCTGAAAGGGGCTTTGCGCTCCTGAAAGCAGCTCCTGGGCATCCTGCGCCAGCCCGAGGCGCGTCAAATCCCGCACCACCGTCGCGGCCTCGCTGGACGGTAGACGCAATAGATCGGCTGGCCGCAATCGCCCCCGGATCGGCTCTGCGCGCCCGGCCTCCGCCGCCACGCGTATCCAGAAAACCAGCTCCCGTTCGCGACCGGCGCGATCGGAGCGACCACGATACAGACGGTCGAATGCGCTCGCTAAAGCTGCCCCGTCATCGCTCCGCCGCAGGGCGGTGGCGGCCAGGCGCACAAACTCGTCGGATCCGCTTGTTGCGTAAGCCCGTTCGGCGACTCGAAGCGCCTCGTCGTACTGCCAGAGAAGCAACAGGATCTCGACAACCCGGCTCAACACCACGGCATCGGTCGAACGCTCCACACTCTCCACCATGAAACGAATGAGTCGCCCCGCCAGGTCCGGATCCTTTTGCGAGGCGATCCAGCCCGCCGCGTCCGCCGGGGACACCGCCGTGAGCAACACCGGCAACAATCGCATCGCGCGGGCGGTAAAACCCGCGGTCTCGCTCAATCTGAGTGCGACCGCCATCGCCGAGGCACCGCGCTCAGCTACCAATGTCTCCCACGCGGTGAGCGCCGCCGATTCCTCCGCAGCGAAGAGCGCCCCCGTGGCCGGCGTGCCCAAAACCTGCCAGCGCACATCCGCCCACGCACGCATCGCGACGGGTGCGACCTCCGCGGGACCATTCACCGCCAGCCGGCGCAACTCCGCTATTCCTTCCCATCCCCGCTCGAGCGCCGCCTTCGCCATCGCCGCAGGATCGGCTCCCTCCCCTACCCGCCCGCCTACCGGCGGGGCCGCAGCGGCCAGGAGCATTCCGGCGCTGAGGACGGCCCCGAGAACGATGATGCCCGCGCATCGCGGCCGCGACTCCTTCGCTCGCTTCATCGAACGTTGCCTTCCGAGAGACGGGCCGGCGCAGGCACTCTCACCTTCAGACCGCGATTCAATGCAATCAGCGCCCGTTGCACGCGCGCCTCAAGATCTCTGCTGTCAATGAGATGTCGGTGCCGGAACGGCTGCCCTTTCGGTGAGATCCCACTCACCGTCACGTCACCTGCCGCATCGAGCCTCTCAAGCGAAATGCCGCCCAGCAAGTCCGTTTTTTCCACGGGGCGGCCCCCAAGCATCGCCTCTTGGAGGCTGCACAGGAAATACTGCTCCGCGTCGGGCAGCTGCAGGAGGAAGCGTACACCCCCGGACCAAATCCAGATCGCACGGCCACCAGTCTTGGGCAACGCGAGCAGCGCCAGGCGGTCCAAATGCCACAACAGAAGTCTCCCTGACGCGATTCCCTCAGGCACCTCGTTGGTCACCAGCGGAATGGTGCCAACGTAGAACGCAATCTTTCTCTCCGAGGGCGACCAATCGGCCCTCAAAGTCCCAGGTTCGCCGACGCTGCCCACTTCCGGCAAGGGAAGGCGCGCAGCGGCCACCGATGCCGGCAGTTCCGTCACGGCGTCCGCCATCGCGACTGCGCCCAAGGTTGCAGCATCCAGCCACAAGTCAACGGCATCTCCACCGTCGAAGCGGAATTGCCCTGAGGCCGCAATCAGCCGAATCGCCGGCCGCTGCTGAAACTGCCGGACGGGGACCGACATTTCCGCGGAGCTGCCCACCGCTGCCACCGCCAACAACAAAAACCGTGCGATCATGCGACTGTTACGGGACGAGCCGTTGAACCGCCGGGCCATAGAGGTTGAACTGGATACGCTGCACTGCCTCCAACGGCACTTCCGCGATGCCGAAGTTTTCGCTCTCACCGCGAATGACCCGACTGTCGATCTCACGCAGTGTCATCGTGATCTGGCCACCTCTCACAAGGCGCAACCGCACATCGCTTGGCCGGCGCCGGGCCCGCAGCTGTGACTCCGCAGCGAAAATGACTTGAGCAACCCGCTCCACCGGCACCTCCAACGGCGCGAACGGCGTCTCGAGGCGCAGCCGTCCCTCCCCCACGGTGAGCACTCGGCCGGACATCGTGTCGCCGTTCGCCAAAACCACCACGTCGCTGTCGACCCGTTCTGCCGACTCTGACGGTGGCGCGAGGCGCCCCGTCCAGCGAACCACGCGAATTTCGCTGAGTCGGAGCTCGCGACCTCCCTGAGGCATGAACGTGATCGCATTCCCCGTTCCCCGAAAATCTCGGGTGTCTTTCCATTGTCGCACCACGCGGTCGTTGACCGACACCGCAATTTCCCCCCGCCGGCGATCCGCAAAAATTGTCACGCGCATGGTCGCCGCACCGCCGGTCCATTCACCGATTTCAACGCCGCCGAGGCCTTGGCTGCCGCCGCCGGCGCGCATGCGGTTCAGCTCCAGGCGTTGCGCTGCGACAATGTTCAGCATGTACGCGTCCCCCTGCGGTTCTTCGGGCTTCTCGTGGAAGAACCAAAAACTCAGAAAGCCGGGGAAGAACTTCCAGTCGATTGAAAAATCGATTCGCACCCGGTCACCCATCCCCTCGATCACACGGCCGATCGGCGAGGGGTTGAGCGGGATCAGCCCCCCTTCGCTCAGCGCCCATTGACGGCTTCGATCGCCACGTAACGCCCACTCCTCGAGCGACGACGGTCCCTCGTACAACACCTCGCCGGCTCCGCCGGCGGGCGAGAACTCTGCGACCATCGCACGGACCAGCCGCAGCGTACCCGCAGCGGTGTCAGCAATCACCAGTGAGTTCGAATCGAGCGAGAGGATCCGTCCGAACAGTTCATCGCCGTTCGTCAATCGGACGACGCTGTCTGCCGAGGATCGCCGTCGCGCCGCGCCGGGCACTGCAAGCTGTACCTCGGTCACCGCCTGCAGCCGCACCGACAGGAGCTCTCGGATCGCGCCATGCCGCCAGACGAGTTCGCCGGTATCGTTGCGAGCACTGACCAGGCTGCCGGACAACCATTCACCTCCCGTCAACGTGAGGCGATCGTTGGGGGGGCGCTCCGGAGGTCGGTCGGCACTGCGCTCTGCCGAAATCGAACTGGCGTTGGTAACGCCGGGCGGTACCCCGGACGATGGCCCCACGACGATCGCCGCGCGAATGCCGGCACCAAACGGTGTCGTCGCTAGCCACAGCGCGAACACCAGCGGGCCCGCGGACTTTGAACAGTGCTTGCTATGCCGTTGATCAGCGTTCATAGATGGGGAGGTAGCGATAGTTTACTGCAAGAGAAAGTAGCGCGGCACTCGTACAGAACACCCGCCCGTGGGGGCCGCTCCAGCTACCATCGGCTCCCTGGGTATCGAGCAGGCGGCGGATGTTCTTCGCGTTCCACTCGCGCCACGCGGCGGGATCGGCATGGAAGAACGCCTGGGCCGCGTAATACAGGTAGTAAAAGAAATAGCCTCCACCGTCCTGATCGCCCCGCGTGCGCAACACTTCAAAGGTGCGCCGGAACAGTGGTGAGCTACGTTCCCGCGCCAGTAAGGCCACGGTCACCGCGATCGCGTTCCGCGCCCCACTCCCTCCGCCATCGTTGCCCGTATAGCCGATCTGTCCATCGGAGGTTTGGCACTGTTCATAGAATTGCAGCGCACGCCAGATTGCTGCGTCCGGTACCGCAATGCCCGCGTTACGGACCGCCAGCAGCGCGACTATCTGTGCACCACTGACGGTGGTATCCGCATCGCGTGCGTCGGGCGAATAGCGCCAGCCGCCGGTCGGGTTCAGTGCCTGAGAGGCGAGAATCAGGTCGGCGGCGCGCTTCAGTGCCGGCCCCAGACGCGGATCATCCACCGCGCCGTATGCTTCCGCCAGCGCGAGCGTCGCAAACCCGTGATGATACATCGAGGGGCCGATGTATCCGTTGTCCGACCGCTGTTGACGCAGAATGAACTCCAGGCCGCGGCGTATGTTCACCGCCCACGGACCGGCTTCCGGATCGTCACCGCGCGCAAGCATCGCCAACACTGCCAGGCCGACCACACCCGGCCCTGTCTCTCCCTCGCCCGGCCAGAAGCCCTCCGGCGACTGCGTGCGGGCCAGAAACTGCAGCCCCCGCACGTACGCAACGTCCATCTCGGGTGGCACCGGGTCGCCGTGAATCGCTCCCCAGCCCTGGGCATTCGCCGTGACCTGCGTGACCAGAACTGCAGCCAGCAGGATGTGCACTGCGCACGATCGGCGGTGGGTCCTAGGGTTGGCGTTCAATCGCACGGAAATATCCCTCCAGCACCTCCCGAAACTCCGCGGGGACCGCCTCGTCCACGGTGCCGGCGGCTCGCTGAGACGGCCGCGCGGAGGGCGATGTCCCCTCCCCCGCCCCATCAGGTCCGCTCGACGCCCGCGAAGTGTTGCCGCCCGCAAGGCTTCCGCCCCCGGCCCGCGCCAGCGCCTCCAACATCCTCGTCACGGCGGACATCGCCTCGGCCGACGGAGCCGGCTGACCTTCCGAAGGACTGCCGGTCGCCGCACTCAATGCTGCCGCGATCGACTCGATGATCTCGGTCTGAATCGCAATCGCCGCGGCGTCCGTCTGAGGTTCTCGTAACGTCGCCGCCGAAACGAGCATGGTTTGTTCGATCGTCTCCATCCACTGAAGGACACGCCCTCCGACAAGATCGTTGAGCTTCCGCAGGTCCGTCTCGATCTGCTCTTGCCGGTCGGCGAGGGTATTGGCTGCGGCGCGATAGTCCTCGCGCTCGCTGCGTTCACGGTCGAGCTGACGGGTCGCCTCGCGCAGGCTTTCCTGCCGCGCACGAGCCCGTAGCAATCCCATCAGCACCTCCGGCGGCAGCGAAGGGGTTTGCCCGCCAATACCGCCAGCGCTGGAACCTGACGAGTTGGGCGCAAGCAGTTCCGCCCACCGCGCGAAATCCTCCGCCAGCTGCCGGCTGAGAGCCATCGCGGCCATCACGTGATTCTCCAAGATCGCATGCCGGCTTTCGTCGTGGCGCTCCACCACATCCGGATTGCTCATCGCCTCTCGGATTTCACCATACACCCGCCGACGGGAGCGCTCATAGAACCCCGCGAGGTCGTCACGGAGGTTGCGCGCATCGTCGCGACGGCGCGCCTGCAGTTCCGCCCACCGCGCCAACTCCGCGCGCCGCTCTGGATCCAGCTCCGAAGGGTACAGCCCGGCAAGTGTGGAGACCTGCTTTTGCAGCGTGACCGCTAAACTTGCATGGTGCTGTGAAAGCTCACGCAGGCGTTCCAGAAATGACCGGCTCGCCCATTCGTCGCCGGCGCTGGCCGCATCGCGCAGGATAGAGGCCAGCTGGTCTGTTGCCGTGCGCTGGTGCATGGAGGCCTGCCGCACCTGCTCCCGGCGGCGACCGGCCGTGGTACTGCGGCCGGCGGCCCCCAGCGTCTCCGCCGCCGATCTCATTGCGCCGGCCGCCACCGCCTGCAGGCGTTCCGCAATCATTGCCCACTCGAGCACCGATGCCTCGGCGATCGCCGGATTGCGCAACGCTTCGAGCGCCAGACGTGCTGCTTCTTCTGCCAGCTTCGAGGCGCGTTCTGCGTCGCGCTGCTCGCCGCTCTCGGAGCCGCGCAATCGCTCGTCGTTGATCGCGCCAGTGAGTTCGCGATCTCCCAGAGCCGCCAGTTCGTCCGAGAGATGGCGCCTCGCCTCTTCACGACGGCGAAGCTCCTCGACGACGGCCTGAATCGCGCGTGCCTGCTGCTCCAGCAACTGTGCGTGACGCGCCCGACTCACAACGAGAATCCGGTACACCGGCGTGTAGGACGGTCCACGATCGGGAGCGTAATCCAGCGCCGCAGCCCAAAGCTCGATCGTTGTATCCGGCGGCCACCGGAGCGCGTCGGGGGACATCGCCACCGTGCCCCGCAAAAGCGACTGGTCTGCCGCCCCCTCCGCGACCATGCGCATCTGACCGGCGCCGCCTGCTGACGTGCCCTGCGGTGCGGCTCGCCATTCCACCCAGATCCGACGCACCCCGACGTCATCAGTCGCAACCACATCGAACTGAAGCGTCTCGTCCTCGAGAATCGCGACCGCACCCTCGAGCCCCTCGCATCGCACGCGGGGCGGGGCATCGGGCACGCGCTGAACGCGAAGGCGGAGCGGGACGGCCGGCGTGAGGCCGAGGACGTCACGCCAGTTGATCACAAGCTCATCCGGCAATCGGTGCGACCCGCCGAGTGGGGAGGTGGTTGTTGCCAGCAGCCAGGGCGTCTCAAAACGTTGATCGGCGACCTTCATCGGCGGCCCCTCTGCGCCATTCAGGGTGGCTGCCACGAGGTCCCGGGTTGTTCGTCCACGCAGCATCACCGCCCCGGCCTCAGGGACCGTCAACCAGCCGGCCTCGACCAGGCGCGTCTCGTCGCCACGTCCGTGCCAAGGCGGCGAGCGAATGGTCGCAGTCAGTTCCACGAGCGCCGGCCGCTGTTCGGGCCGCAATCGGAGATGACGAATCGCATCCCCGACGCGCAGCGTCAACCAGGCCGGGTGGTTCTGGCCAGGAAGCTGGAACCGGACGCGGCCCTCCTCACCGACAAAACGTTTCCAACGCATTCGTCCGACCCGGCAGGAAGCATTCAAGGGGCGCCGCCTCTTCCCCCCCTGCACGGAGCATTCCAGCTCGAACGGTTCGCCGAGCGGAACAATCATCTCAGCCGGCAGCTCGCCGATCCTCACAAAGGTAAACCGCGCAATGGAGGCCATCGGCCGCAGCCAGCGATGCAGGGCGTTCCGGGCGGGCTCGGGGTGTCGAACAGCCAGAAGGGTTACAGCGGCAAACAGGCCGACCGCGATCACCGCGATCCGCTGGACCATCCCGGCCGGAGCTGCTGCCCGGACGTCGATCAAATCAGCCTCACGCGCGACCTGTTCGATCGCGGCTCTGCGCAAAGGCGCCGACGCATTGGCCGCGCAACCGCTCTGCGGATCGGCGAGCTCGACCGCCCCCAACAGCCGGTCGCCCAGCGCCGGAATCCTTCGCTGGATCCGCCGGGCGATCTGCCGGAGGTCGGCCGGAGCCCACATCCACCGCCACCACCAGCGCGCAAACGGCAGTGCCACGCTCAGGGCGCCGGCAATCGAGCACAGCCATCGTACCGGCGACGGCGTTTCGCAGAGACGGTCGCAGACGTAGAGCACAAGAAAGCTTGACGTCGCCCCCGTCGCCGCCAGGCCGGCCGCCAGTGCAGACTCCAGCCGGCGCAGCCGTTTTCGGACCGCGCTGATTCGGCTCTGCAGCGCCAGCGGTAGTTCAATTGCGACGCTGCGGTCAGGG
This genomic interval carries:
- a CDS encoding terpene cyclase/mutase family protein, producing MHILLAAVLVTQVTANAQGWGAIHGDPVPPEMDVAYVRGLQFLARTQSPEGFWPGEGETGPGVVGLAVLAMLARGDDPEAGPWAVNIRRGLEFILRQQRSDNGYIGPSMYHHGFATLALAEAYGAVDDPRLGPALKRAADLILASQALNPTGGWRYSPDARDADTTVSGAQIVALLAVRNAGIAVPDAAIWRALQFYEQCQTSDGQIGYTGNDGGGSGARNAIAVTVALLARERSSPLFRRTFEVLRTRGDQDGGGYFFYYLYYAAQAFFHADPAAWREWNAKNIRRLLDTQGADGSWSGPHGRVFCTSAALLSLAVNYRYLPIYER
- a CDS encoding uroporphyrinogen decarboxylase family protein; translated protein: MMTGRERYFAVLEGQQPDFVPRIPILMQFAAEFIGSNYAEFASNHEVLVRSNLACAEAFDFDQVSCISDPYRETQGFGGVVEYVTDGVPRCTHPLAEDRSLDRLARPDPHLSERMRDRVDACRLYRQLASDRYSILGWVEGPAAEAADLRDTINFLYDLMDDPVYAAELMDRCLEVAIAFAKAQLQAGADTIGIGDAIVSQLSPDLYESLVQPREKKLVRAIQAAGGRVRLHICGDISHLLPGIADLGVDILDVDHMVSLSAVRAAVGPRVVIAGNLDPAEAILRGNPAAIRIGIQSCRDEAGLPFMVCAGCEIPPRTPIENLKALCEPLAWR